A genome region from Nocardia sp. NBC_01730 includes the following:
- a CDS encoding alpha/beta hydrolase produces MNLFWRSMSVVAVSLLMAVPAYSQADPVDDSHPIGLDRFYHQRLEWKPCGVENVDKAGGECADVLVPLDYGKSDDRTMTVAISRVKVGDPARRRGILLSNPGGPGTEGLDSLDLLGDVLSPEVLASYDLIGMDPRGVGESGRSPRCGWPVGEMIRSAGLDLLGFVHDTVQSGGMAATCLIRDPNKLRQFTTRNTARDIDIVRGALGEEKINFFGLSYGTYLGAVFTQMFPERSDRVVLDSAIDPDRYWEGLVQDWGPADEIALDDWAGWVAIRDDEFHFGATPQQVRAKIEELVRVAARQPIVIDGFAIDDHWLPFILHGLLTNFRLNEAMAATVREIADAAGGPPTTSRTPRLRAIVAALRDNENSVLAQIACGDVGAPIDPTWYWRNIEETRATQPVFGAMANNIQPCAFWPRPVEPPTVVRNSVPALIVQATGDARTPYAHGVRLHQDLSESRMVTLQDVRIHMTFRPELSSCVNNAINTYFSAGTMPDADITCYADQSPL; encoded by the coding sequence GTGAACCTGTTCTGGCGTTCGATGTCTGTAGTGGCGGTGTCCCTGCTGATGGCTGTGCCTGCGTACAGCCAGGCCGACCCGGTGGACGACTCGCACCCGATCGGGTTGGACCGGTTCTATCACCAGCGGCTCGAGTGGAAGCCGTGCGGCGTCGAGAATGTAGACAAGGCCGGTGGCGAGTGCGCGGATGTACTGGTGCCGCTCGACTACGGGAAGTCCGACGATCGCACGATGACCGTCGCGATTTCGCGGGTGAAGGTCGGCGATCCGGCGCGGCGGCGGGGAATTCTGCTGTCCAATCCAGGCGGTCCGGGTACGGAGGGTCTTGACAGTCTGGATCTGCTCGGTGATGTCCTGTCGCCGGAGGTCTTGGCGAGTTACGACCTGATCGGCATGGATCCGCGCGGGGTCGGCGAATCCGGTCGGAGTCCGCGGTGCGGGTGGCCGGTAGGCGAGATGATTCGGTCGGCAGGTCTTGATTTGCTCGGATTCGTGCACGACACCGTTCAGTCCGGGGGGATGGCCGCGACCTGCCTGATTCGTGATCCGAACAAGCTGCGGCAGTTCACTACTCGCAACACCGCGCGCGACATCGACATTGTGCGAGGTGCCCTGGGTGAGGAGAAGATCAACTTCTTCGGCTTGTCGTACGGCACCTACCTCGGGGCTGTGTTCACGCAGATGTTCCCCGAGCGCAGTGATCGGGTAGTGCTGGACAGTGCGATCGATCCTGACCGGTATTGGGAGGGCTTGGTTCAGGATTGGGGTCCGGCGGACGAGATCGCGCTGGACGACTGGGCCGGGTGGGTCGCCATCCGGGATGACGAATTTCATTTCGGTGCCACTCCGCAGCAGGTGCGGGCAAAGATCGAGGAGCTCGTTCGGGTCGCCGCACGTCAACCGATTGTCATCGATGGGTTTGCGATCGACGATCACTGGCTTCCGTTCATCCTGCACGGATTGCTGACGAACTTTCGGCTGAACGAAGCGATGGCCGCCACCGTGCGAGAGATCGCCGATGCCGCGGGTGGTCCGCCCACTACGTCGCGCACACCCCGACTTCGCGCCATAGTGGCGGCGCTGCGCGACAACGAGAACTCGGTGCTGGCGCAGATCGCCTGCGGAGATGTCGGAGCACCGATTGATCCCACCTGGTACTGGCGCAACATCGAAGAAACCCGTGCCACGCAGCCGGTGTTCGGCGCAATGGCGAACAACATTCAGCCGTGCGCCTTCTGGCCTCGGCCGGTCGAACCTCCGACTGTGGTCCGGAATTCGGTGCCCGCGCTCATCGTGCAGGCGACGGGAGATGCCCGGACTCCTTATGCCCATGGCGTTCGACTGCATCAGGATTTGTCCGAGTCGCGCATGGTGACGCTGCAGGATGTCCGTATCCACATGACGTTCCGGCCCGAACTGAGCAGCTGCGTGAACAACGCGATCAACACATACTTCAGCGCGGGAACTATGCCGGATGCCGATATCACCTGCTATGCGGATCAGTCACCGCTTTAG
- a CDS encoding TetR/AcrR family transcriptional regulator — protein sequence MPVEKQQLGSVWTRPRRGREQPALTREQIVVEAVALLDAEGMEALSMRQLGARLNAGATSLYRHVANRDELVELVVDEVYGEISVPEIDDPTHWRAATRECAQSLRAMILRHPWMASTLGQVGLSYLGPNVMRLNDRMVGLFQAGGFPGDEASDGIGTVISYVVGMGITEAAWLSMLARSGQTEKELIADLRPAAEQAALEFPRVQQADWNRDPAEMRERKFHYGLDRVLVGLDARRNA from the coding sequence ATGCCCGTGGAGAAACAGCAGCTGGGTTCGGTGTGGACGCGCCCGCGGCGCGGCAGGGAACAGCCGGCCCTGACCAGGGAACAGATCGTGGTCGAAGCGGTCGCGCTGCTCGATGCGGAGGGGATGGAGGCGCTGAGTATGCGCCAGCTCGGTGCGCGTCTGAACGCGGGCGCCACCTCGCTCTACCGACACGTGGCCAATCGCGACGAGCTCGTCGAGCTGGTGGTCGACGAGGTGTACGGGGAGATCAGCGTTCCGGAGATCGACGATCCGACGCACTGGCGCGCGGCTACGCGGGAGTGCGCGCAGAGCCTGCGCGCGATGATCCTGCGGCACCCGTGGATGGCCTCGACGCTCGGCCAGGTCGGCCTGTCCTACCTGGGCCCGAACGTGATGCGGCTCAACGATCGCATGGTCGGGTTGTTCCAAGCGGGAGGATTCCCCGGCGACGAGGCGAGCGACGGCATCGGCACGGTGATCAGCTACGTGGTGGGCATGGGTATCACCGAGGCGGCATGGCTGAGCATGCTGGCGCGCAGTGGACAGACCGAGAAAGAGCTGATCGCCGATCTCCGGCCCGCCGCAGAGCAAGCGGCGCTGGAGTTCCCGAGAGTTCAGCAGGCCGATTGGAACAGGGACCCGGCGGAGATGCGCGAGCGGAAGTTCCACTACGGGCTGGACCGCGTGCTGGTCGGACTCGATGCGCGCCGAAATGCTTGA
- a CDS encoding DHA2 family efflux MFS transporter permease subunit, translating to MDATPTREPKRWWILIVLCLSTLVLVIDNFVLAVAVPPLAEDLNATAQDIQWILDSYILVFAGLLLTAGSLADRFGRRRVMVIGLALFGFASLGATLAASPIEMIVARTVMGVGGALVLPSTLSILITVFDDEERRKAMSFWSAASVLGLVGGPVLGGVLIAHFWWGAAFLINIPVAVLAIVAALVLMPESRGPRTAPDLPGAVLSMVGMTALVWTIIEFPKGGFDHASTLITLATAVVALTAFVIREKRVANPMVPLSLFRNRDFSGGSLSLTLVQVANGGLLLVLTQYLQFVLGYSPTEAGLAFIPMMVASIVFNGLGAGLGSKVGNRTLAVTGMLISAVGLGLLAGMSADSGFGMPAVALVVLGAGAGLAQPAAIAALMSAVPQEQAGVGSALNDTIQQAGAALGIAVLGSILSSTFTSSMPESTPELAKHSITDALALAARTGNTELVTTARDAFTSAMSTSFLAGGVGILAAAIVAMFLMRNTRSAPVEQVGETAAVGVRAE from the coding sequence ATGGACGCGACACCGACCCGCGAACCGAAGCGCTGGTGGATACTGATCGTGCTGTGCCTCAGCACACTGGTTCTGGTCATCGACAATTTCGTCCTGGCCGTGGCGGTGCCGCCGCTGGCCGAGGACCTGAACGCGACCGCGCAGGACATCCAGTGGATCCTGGACTCCTACATCCTGGTCTTCGCGGGACTGCTGCTCACCGCGGGCAGCCTGGCCGACCGATTCGGCCGACGCCGGGTGATGGTCATCGGCCTCGCCCTGTTCGGGTTCGCCTCACTGGGGGCGACGCTGGCCGCGAGCCCGATCGAGATGATCGTGGCCCGCACCGTGATGGGCGTCGGCGGCGCGCTGGTGCTTCCGAGCACGCTGTCGATCCTGATCACGGTGTTCGACGACGAGGAGCGGCGCAAGGCGATGAGCTTCTGGAGCGCCGCGTCGGTGCTCGGCTTGGTCGGCGGCCCCGTGCTCGGCGGCGTGCTCATCGCGCACTTCTGGTGGGGCGCGGCGTTTTTGATCAACATCCCGGTCGCGGTCCTCGCCATCGTCGCAGCGCTCGTGTTGATGCCGGAGTCCAGGGGGCCGCGGACCGCACCCGACCTGCCCGGCGCCGTCCTGTCCATGGTCGGCATGACCGCACTGGTGTGGACCATCATCGAATTCCCCAAGGGCGGTTTCGATCATGCAAGCACCCTGATCACGCTCGCCACCGCCGTCGTAGCACTGACCGCCTTCGTGATCCGGGAGAAGCGGGTGGCCAACCCGATGGTTCCGCTGAGCCTGTTCCGCAACCGCGATTTCAGCGGCGGCAGCCTGTCGCTGACCCTGGTCCAGGTGGCCAACGGCGGTCTGCTGCTGGTGCTGACCCAGTACCTGCAATTCGTACTCGGCTACTCGCCGACCGAGGCGGGCCTGGCGTTCATCCCGATGATGGTCGCGTCCATCGTGTTCAACGGGCTTGGCGCGGGGCTCGGCAGCAAGGTCGGCAACCGGACGCTGGCCGTCACCGGCATGCTGATCTCAGCGGTCGGACTCGGCCTGTTGGCCGGCATGTCCGCCGACAGCGGCTTCGGAATGCCGGCCGTCGCGCTGGTGGTGCTCGGCGCGGGTGCCGGTCTCGCGCAGCCCGCGGCCATCGCCGCGCTGATGAGTGCGGTGCCGCAAGAGCAGGCCGGTGTCGGGTCCGCGCTGAACGACACCATTCAGCAGGCGGGCGCCGCGCTCGGCATCGCCGTCCTGGGGAGCATCCTGTCGAGCACCTTCACCAGCAGCATGCCCGAGTCGACGCCGGAACTCGCCAAGCACTCGATCACGGACGCTCTCGCCCTCGCCGCCAGGACCGGGAACACCGAACTCGTCACCACCGCCCGCGATGCCTTCACCTCCGCCATGTCGACCAGCTTCCTCGCGGGTGGGGTCGGCATCCTGGCCGCCGCGATCGTCGCCATGTTCCTCATGCGCAACACCAGGTCCGCGCCCGTCGAGCAGGTCGGCGAGACCGCCGCGGTGGGGGTGCGGGCCGAGTAG
- a CDS encoding oxidoreductase, whose protein sequence is MEFWAMVAHESDSGIVLTRQQVDEEFLGPGEVTIKVHYSSANYKDSLAITKGGGVVRNYPIVPGIDFTGEVVSSSDDDFAPGDLVVAHGYDIGVAHNGGFAEYARVPADWVVKLEGLSPRDAAALGTAGFTAALSVQSLLDRGLTPDDGAVLVTGATGGVGSVSVDILSGLGFEVIASTGKIGAGGLLSEIGANELIGRLPEDPSAKPRPLTKARWAAAVDSVGGTSLAYVLSAIGYGGAVAVSGLTGGSDLPTTVMPFILRGVSLLGIDSVNIPIEKRRELWSRLGNELRPQHLSTLENYAPITEAERVLHSIKNGTHSGRTVLGVAGEF, encoded by the coding sequence ATGGAGTTCTGGGCGATGGTGGCACACGAATCGGACAGCGGGATCGTCCTGACCCGGCAGCAGGTCGACGAGGAGTTCCTCGGGCCGGGCGAAGTGACGATCAAAGTGCACTACTCGAGCGCGAACTACAAGGACAGCCTGGCGATCACCAAGGGTGGCGGCGTGGTCCGCAACTACCCGATCGTGCCCGGCATCGACTTCACCGGTGAGGTGGTCTCGTCCTCCGACGACGACTTCGCGCCCGGCGACCTGGTGGTCGCGCACGGGTACGACATCGGTGTCGCCCACAACGGCGGTTTCGCCGAATACGCCAGGGTGCCTGCCGACTGGGTGGTCAAGCTGGAGGGGCTGAGCCCGCGGGATGCCGCCGCGCTGGGCACCGCGGGCTTTACCGCGGCGCTGAGCGTGCAGTCCCTGCTCGACCGTGGCCTCACCCCGGACGACGGCGCGGTGCTGGTGACCGGTGCGACCGGTGGCGTGGGCAGCGTGAGCGTGGACATTCTCTCCGGCCTCGGGTTCGAGGTCATCGCCTCCACCGGCAAAATCGGCGCGGGCGGGCTGCTCAGCGAGATCGGCGCCAACGAGCTGATCGGCCGCCTGCCGGAGGACCCGAGCGCCAAGCCGCGGCCGCTGACCAAGGCGCGCTGGGCCGCGGCGGTCGACAGCGTCGGCGGCACCTCGCTCGCTTACGTCCTCAGCGCCATCGGCTACGGCGGCGCGGTCGCGGTCAGCGGGCTCACCGGCGGGTCCGACCTGCCCACGACGGTGATGCCGTTCATCCTGCGCGGGGTCTCGCTGCTCGGCATCGATTCGGTCAACATCCCGATCGAGAAGCGCCGTGAACTGTGGTCCCGGCTCGGCAACGAGCTGCGCCCGCAGCATCTGTCGACCCTGGAGAACTACGCGCCGATCACCGAGGCGGAGCGGGTGCTGCACTCGATCAAGAACGGAACCCACTCGGGTCGAACGGTGCTCGGCGTCGCAGGCGAATTCTGA
- a CDS encoding DNA polymerase IV, which translates to MARWLLHVDLDQFQAAVEFRRHPELRGLPVIVGGHGDPTEPRKVVTCASYPARAFGVRAGMALRSAQRKCPEGVFLPLDMAAYEEASDEVMSLLRTFPGRVEVWGWDEAFLAADTDNPEGLAREIRAAIARLHLTCSIGIGDNKLTAKLATGFAKSSGKSSAEPATGAGAAAGVFRLTAGNWAEVMAHRPTNALWGIGNRIAARLADLGIDTVGDLMAADRHRLAAEFGPNTGPHLWVLGHGKGDTDVTTESRVPVGRSKSETFPHDLTDPGEIRAQVARLATEVAEEMAAAGRVGTRVSVTVRTNSFYTRSKQEKLPEPTIDVARIAESALHIIDRFELDRPVRLLGVRLELLPE; encoded by the coding sequence ATGGCCAGGTGGCTGTTGCACGTCGATCTCGACCAGTTCCAAGCGGCGGTGGAGTTCCGCCGCCATCCGGAACTGCGCGGACTGCCGGTCATCGTCGGCGGGCACGGCGACCCCACCGAGCCGCGCAAGGTGGTGACGTGCGCGTCCTATCCAGCGCGTGCGTTCGGTGTGCGGGCCGGGATGGCGCTGCGCAGCGCCCAGCGCAAGTGCCCGGAGGGTGTGTTTCTTCCACTGGACATGGCCGCATACGAGGAGGCATCCGACGAGGTCATGTCCCTGCTGCGGACTTTCCCGGGCCGAGTCGAGGTCTGGGGCTGGGACGAGGCGTTCCTCGCCGCCGACACCGACAACCCGGAGGGTCTCGCACGCGAGATTCGCGCCGCCATTGCCCGTTTGCACCTGACCTGCTCGATCGGCATCGGCGACAACAAGCTCACCGCCAAACTCGCCACCGGCTTCGCCAAGTCGTCGGGCAAGTCGTCGGCCGAACCGGCCACGGGCGCCGGTGCAGCCGCGGGCGTCTTCCGGCTGACCGCCGGAAACTGGGCTGAGGTGATGGCCCACCGCCCGACGAACGCACTGTGGGGCATCGGCAATCGAATCGCCGCCCGCTTGGCCGACCTGGGCATCGACACTGTCGGCGATCTGATGGCAGCGGACCGGCATCGCCTCGCCGCCGAGTTCGGGCCCAACACCGGCCCGCATCTCTGGGTGCTCGGCCACGGCAAGGGGGACACCGATGTCACCACTGAGTCGCGAGTTCCCGTGGGCCGCAGTAAATCCGAGACATTCCCGCACGATCTCACCGATCCCGGCGAGATCCGTGCCCAAGTGGCGCGGCTGGCCACCGAGGTCGCCGAGGAGATGGCCGCCGCGGGCCGGGTCGGTACCCGCGTGTCCGTGACGGTGCGCACCAACTCCTTCTACACCCGCAGCAAGCAGGAGAAACTGCCCGAACCGACCATCGACGTCGCGCGGATCGCCGAGTCCGCGCTGCACATCATCGATCGGTTCGAGCTCGACCGCCCGGTTCGACTGCTCGGCGTCCGGCTCGAACTCCTCCCGGAGTAG
- a CDS encoding FAD-dependent monooxygenase: MTTVHHVPVLIVGGGLVGLSAALFLEYHGVPYLLVERREQASVLPRSRGVHTRTVELFRQVGLERRVQQLAATALKAGAFGGASRGATLRTATPLNLDGLYRALASAEPSPSQFCFAPQVLLEPLLAAAARERGGDLRFGAELVAFRADDEGVTATLRDHSGESIVRADYLLAADGAGSSIRRALGIGGWDLPPTHHYINAFVHVDLTEVLGGRTFSQCEIRNDDVRCLVLSKNNTDEWSFHLEFDPTVQTPADYPDDRCAALIRAAIGAPDIPVRVLAKSAWDTGVFVADEYRRGRVFLVGDAAHRHAPWGGYGANTGIADVHNLVWKLAAVLSGVAGDALLDSYRDERRPRALIAAEQARLGTDFATRYGLPTADNADELARQTDFGTVMSRFRYCSNAVLGGESASHVDTLTGQVGTRLPHLWIDADVQVSTLDLAGPGFAILVAGAAAAWHAAAAEAQRDHGFELTVDALPAELWSARTGLPEGGALIVRPDGVVAARSDAGLSPASLTAVVRTLTGRTEADVRAATSA, encoded by the coding sequence ATGACCACTGTGCACCATGTACCTGTTCTGATTGTCGGCGGAGGTCTGGTCGGACTGTCCGCCGCGTTGTTTCTCGAATACCACGGTGTCCCCTATCTTCTCGTCGAGCGCCGCGAGCAAGCCTCGGTGCTGCCGCGTTCGCGCGGGGTGCACACCAGGACCGTCGAGCTGTTCCGGCAGGTCGGCCTCGAGCGCCGCGTCCAGCAGCTGGCCGCGACGGCGCTGAAGGCGGGCGCGTTCGGCGGCGCAAGCCGGGGTGCCACGCTGCGGACCGCGACGCCGCTGAATCTCGATGGCCTGTATCGGGCGCTCGCGTCCGCGGAACCCAGCCCGTCGCAGTTCTGTTTCGCGCCGCAGGTACTGCTGGAACCGCTGCTCGCCGCGGCGGCCCGGGAGCGCGGCGGCGATCTGCGTTTCGGTGCCGAGCTGGTTGCGTTCCGTGCGGATGACGAGGGCGTCACGGCAACCCTGCGTGATCACTCCGGCGAATCGATCGTGCGGGCCGACTACCTGCTCGCTGCCGACGGAGCGGGGAGCTCGATCCGCCGGGCACTGGGCATCGGCGGCTGGGATCTGCCGCCTACGCACCACTACATCAACGCGTTCGTCCACGTCGATCTCACCGAGGTGCTCGGCGGCCGCACCTTCAGCCAGTGCGAAATTCGCAACGACGACGTGCGGTGCCTGGTGTTGTCCAAGAACAACACCGACGAGTGGTCGTTCCACCTCGAATTCGACCCGACCGTCCAGACACCCGCCGACTACCCGGACGATCGGTGTGCTGCCCTGATTCGGGCCGCGATCGGCGCGCCCGACATCCCGGTCCGTGTACTTGCGAAAAGTGCTTGGGACACCGGAGTTTTCGTCGCCGACGAATACCGACGCGGTCGGGTATTCCTGGTCGGCGACGCGGCGCACCGGCACGCGCCATGGGGCGGCTACGGCGCGAACACCGGAATCGCCGATGTCCACAACCTGGTGTGGAAACTGGCGGCGGTGCTGTCAGGTGTCGCAGGGGACGCACTCCTGGACAGCTACCGGGACGAGCGAAGGCCGCGTGCGCTCATCGCCGCCGAACAGGCACGTCTCGGAACCGATTTCGCGACCCGCTACGGCCTGCCGACCGCCGACAATGCCGACGAACTGGCGCGGCAAACGGATTTCGGCACCGTCATGAGCCGGTTCCGATACTGCTCGAACGCGGTCCTCGGCGGCGAATCCGCGTCGCATGTCGACACCTTGACCGGTCAGGTCGGTACTCGGTTGCCCCACCTGTGGATCGATGCGGACGTACAGGTCTCCACCCTCGACCTCGCCGGCCCAGGCTTCGCGATTCTCGTCGCGGGAGCCGCGGCGGCGTGGCATGCGGCAGCGGCGGAAGCGCAGCGTGACCACGGCTTCGAACTCACCGTGGACGCGCTGCCCGCCGAGCTGTGGTCCGCGCGCACCGGACTGCCGGAAGGGGGTGCGCTGATCGTCCGGCCGGACGGCGTCGTCGCCGCGCGTTCCGACGCCGGTCTGTCCCCTGCCTCACTCACGGCCGTGGTGCGCACGCTCACGGGCCGGACCGAGGCCGATGTCCGCGCCGCCACGTCCGCCTAG
- the lon gene encoding endopeptidase La: protein MVVPIELDESAQAAIDAARAAKTEAVLLAPRLTEGYAAYGVVATIEQVGRMRGGAPAAVLKAERRAKIGHGVTGPGAALWVEAEPVETPAPDGRTKELAAEYKKLVVSVLQRREAWQIIDTVNQLSDPSAIADTAGYAPYLTAEQKRELLETPDVATRLTTLIEWTKEYIAEAEITEKISEDVREGMEKSQREFLLRQQLNAIRKELGEDEPDGADDYRTRVEQADLPDNVREAALREVGRLERASDQSPESGWIRTWLDTVLELPWAVKTTDSTDVSAARAVLDADHHGLDEVKDRMVEYLAVRSRRAARGLEVVGGRGSGAVLVLVGPPGVGKTSLGESVARALGRKFVRVALGGVRDEAEIRGHRRTYVGALPGRIVRAMKEAGSMNPVVLLDEIDKVGSDFRGDPAAALLEVLDPAQNHTFRDHYLDLDLDLSDVLFIATANVMETIPGPLLDRMELITVDGYTEDDKVAIARDFLVPRQLERNALTADEVTINEEALREIAANYTREAGVRQMERLIAKALRKAATRLSEGGNVPTGSGYDPELGYDALVKSEDGTTPVGSAYDSELGYEGLVKSEHGGASAQSMTIGLGDLKDFLGRPRFTSDSVERTAVPGVATGLAVTGAGGDVLYIEANAAEGERSLILTGQLGDVMKESAQIALTYVRSHLEEIGIEPSVLDRNIHIHFPAGAVPKDGPSAGVTMVTALVSLALDRQVRSDVGMTGEVTLNGRVLPIGGVKQKLLAAQRAGLKTVFIPARNEPDLDDVPAEVLAALDVRPVADVADILAYAIEPVAEPAVERPAFAASA from the coding sequence ATGGTCGTGCCCATCGAACTGGACGAATCCGCGCAGGCCGCGATCGACGCCGCACGCGCCGCCAAGACCGAGGCCGTGCTGCTCGCGCCGCGGCTGACCGAGGGCTACGCCGCCTACGGTGTGGTCGCCACCATCGAACAGGTCGGCCGGATGCGCGGTGGAGCACCGGCGGCCGTGCTGAAAGCCGAACGGCGCGCCAAGATCGGACACGGGGTCACCGGACCCGGCGCCGCGCTGTGGGTCGAGGCCGAGCCGGTCGAGACTCCCGCACCGGATGGCCGGACCAAGGAACTGGCCGCCGAGTACAAGAAGCTGGTCGTCTCGGTGCTGCAGCGCCGCGAAGCCTGGCAGATCATCGACACGGTCAATCAGCTGAGCGACCCGTCGGCGATCGCCGACACCGCCGGTTACGCGCCGTACCTGACCGCCGAGCAGAAGCGGGAACTGCTCGAAACCCCCGACGTGGCCACGCGGCTCACCACCCTGATCGAGTGGACCAAGGAGTACATCGCCGAGGCCGAGATCACCGAGAAGATCAGCGAAGACGTCCGCGAGGGCATGGAGAAGAGCCAGCGCGAGTTCCTGCTGCGCCAGCAGCTCAACGCCATTCGCAAGGAACTCGGCGAGGACGAGCCCGACGGCGCCGACGACTACCGCACCCGCGTGGAGCAGGCCGACCTCCCCGACAACGTCCGCGAGGCAGCGCTGCGCGAGGTCGGCAGGCTGGAGCGGGCCAGCGATCAGAGCCCGGAATCCGGCTGGATCCGGACCTGGCTGGACACCGTGCTGGAGCTGCCGTGGGCGGTGAAAACCACCGACAGCACCGACGTTTCGGCGGCCCGCGCGGTCCTGGACGCCGACCACCACGGCCTCGACGAGGTCAAAGACCGCATGGTCGAGTACCTGGCCGTCCGGTCCCGCCGAGCCGCCCGCGGCCTGGAAGTCGTCGGCGGACGCGGCTCCGGCGCGGTGCTGGTGCTGGTCGGCCCGCCCGGCGTCGGCAAGACCTCGCTTGGCGAGTCCGTAGCAAGGGCGCTGGGCCGCAAGTTCGTTCGCGTCGCCCTCGGCGGAGTGCGCGACGAAGCCGAGATCCGTGGTCACCGGCGCACCTACGTCGGGGCTCTGCCCGGTCGGATCGTGCGCGCCATGAAGGAGGCGGGCTCGATGAACCCCGTCGTCCTGCTCGACGAGATCGACAAGGTCGGCTCCGACTTCCGCGGCGACCCGGCCGCCGCCCTGCTCGAGGTGCTGGACCCGGCGCAGAACCACACATTCCGCGACCACTACCTCGATCTGGACCTGGATCTGTCCGACGTGCTGTTCATCGCCACAGCGAACGTGATGGAGACCATCCCCGGCCCGCTGCTGGACCGGATGGAGCTGATCACCGTCGACGGCTATACCGAGGACGACAAGGTGGCCATCGCCCGCGACTTCCTGGTGCCAAGGCAGCTGGAACGCAACGCGCTGACCGCCGACGAGGTGACCATCAACGAGGAGGCGCTGCGCGAGATCGCGGCGAACTACACCAGGGAAGCCGGTGTCCGGCAGATGGAGCGGTTGATCGCGAAGGCACTGCGTAAGGCGGCGACCCGGCTGTCCGAGGGCGGAAACGTTCCCACCGGATCGGGGTACGACCCCGAACTCGGCTACGACGCGCTGGTGAAGTCCGAGGACGGAACCACTCCGGTCGGATCGGCCTACGACTCCGAACTGGGCTATGAGGGGCTGGTGAAGTCCGAGCATGGTGGCGCTTCCGCGCAATCCATGACGATCGGTCTCGGCGACCTGAAGGACTTCCTTGGTCGTCCGCGCTTCACCTCCGATTCGGTGGAACGCACCGCCGTTCCGGGTGTGGCGACCGGTCTCGCCGTGACCGGCGCGGGCGGCGACGTCCTCTACATCGAGGCCAACGCCGCCGAGGGCGAGCGCTCGCTGATCCTCACCGGCCAGCTCGGCGACGTCATGAAGGAATCCGCGCAGATCGCGCTGACCTACGTGCGCTCGCACCTGGAGGAGATCGGCATCGAGCCGTCGGTACTGGATCGCAATATCCACATCCATTTCCCGGCGGGTGCGGTGCCCAAGGACGGGCCGTCCGCGGGCGTCACCATGGTCACCGCTCTGGTATCGCTGGCGCTGGATCGTCAGGTGCGCTCGGATGTCGGCATGACCGGCGAGGTCACGCTGAATGGGCGGGTGCTGCCGATCGGCGGCGTGAAGCAGAAGCTGCTCGCCGCCCAGCGGGCAGGGCTGAAGACGGTGTTCATCCCGGCACGCAACGAGCCGGACCTGGACGACGTCCCCGCGGAAGTGCTTGCCGCACTGGATGTCCGCCCCGTCGCCGACGTGGCCGACATCCTGGCCTACGCCATCGAGCCGGTCGCCGAACCGGCCGTGGAACGCCCGGCGTTCGCGGCCAGCGCCTGA